A region of the Dyadobacter sp. CECT 9275 genome:
TCTGCCAAGATTTGTCTGCTGAGCATCTACTTCGATCTGGGAAAAATCGGGATTGACCGTCAAGTCCAGGTTCAGCGATGGTGTAATGGCATATTTTGCATCAAAACCCGCATTTAGCTTTCGTTCGACTTTATTTTCTTCAATATTGTCAATCACTCCCCCAGTGGCGTATGGAATAACCGCTATGTTTTTGCCGGGCCGTGCAGGCGCTTCTTTCCAGACGAGCGCACCCGTTTGCCCCAGGTCGATAGGCCAGAAGTTTACGGGCACTTTTGTCCAGGTAGTAATCTGATTGTTGTTAAAATCTGGCCTTACGAAATTGATACCCCATTCTAAATTCCCGCTGGTATATGGGAGAATACGTAAGGGAATAGCCATTTCGAGTGTCCAATAGCGATCATGAACCAGCGTGGCTGAAAGCCATTTGTTATCCCACGAAAACGTCATGTCCTTAAATAATACGCTGCCCAGCAAGTCATCCGACTGTACATTATTAGCAGAAAGCCCAAAGAAAAAACCATTGGAACGTCGATTCATCGGATCGAGTATGACGGCAAATGATTCACTGTTCCAAAAGCCCTGGTCTCTTTTTCGTGTCTGACTTACAAAATTCCTGCCTTCGATGCGTGCCGCTACATACAGATATTTGCTATCGTACGCCACCTGAACGGTGGTCTGGGTTTTTGCCAGTGCTTGATCATTGGGTTTACTCTCCCAGAACGGAGTAGTTTTTTGGGCATATTCCCATACATTTTCGTCCAGGCTTCCGTCTATGTTTATCGCACTTCCGGATACCTTTTCAGGTGAGAGCTGAAATTCCTGATGAAAATTACTTTGCGAAAAAGAAACATTCAGGTTAATTAAAACAAGCAATAAAATAAATAAAGGCCTTGCAACGGGAGCTGTGTTCATGATAAATGTTTTGTAGTGTGATACAAAACACCTCCCAAAAGCAGGGTTTATCTACCTGAATCGCGATTCTGTAATAGATTTTGAGTGGTTAATTTAAGTTTTTCAGCAAGTGCATATTTTTATACTCGGTGGGGCTGTAACCGGTCTTGGTTTTGAAAACCGCGTTAAAAGACGAAAGCGTGTTAAACCCCGAGTCGAATGCAATGGCTGCAATCTTCTGGTTCTGGTACTCTTCGGAAATAATCCTTTTTTTAGCATCTTCGATCCGAAGGCAATTGACCCAATCGGAAAAGTTGGTACCCGACTGCTCGTTGATGATCTGGGATAATTCCCGGGCAGTCAGCTGCATTTGTTTTGCCAAAGACTGAATACTCAAATCCGGATCCTGGTATACCTTTTCATGAATTACATACGTCCTGATCTTCTCAAACATCGTGTTTGACTGCGCATTACTTAGTTTGGACTTGCGATATTTCTCGACCCTGGGATGGGCAAATACAAACTTCCGGAAAGCAACCAAAACGGACAACACCGTCACGATCAGGGAGTACGAAAACGTGGAGGTGCGGCACATGAAGAAAATGCTGCCATCATAAACAAAAGCAAAAACATAACTTCCGATGATAATACCCATGGAAGCGGTGATGATCAATGCCCAGTTGTAGACTTCCTTTGGCTGAGCCCTCCAGTGACTTACCACCAGGCAGATACATGCCCCGAAATACAGCAGATTCTGGGTGAGGATAAAAGGATATATTTCCGGCTTGAATTGATCGTCAGGCAGGGTAATCAGCAGATATACCAAGGGAGATAACAGGTGCAGGGTATCGGAATAAACTAACTTTTGCTTTTTCTCTAGGATACATCTGAGATAGAGGAAAAGCAAAGGGACCGTGAACATCATAGACACCAGGCCCAGTTTTTCCAACCAAAACGGTAACTGTGCATAGAGCAGAAGGAGAGGTTTCACAACCCGGAGCGAAACCGACATCAGCAAAAACGCTAGCAGGGCATTCGCCAAACGGCTGCTTTGATTTTGATGCCTGAAAAGTATGAATGCCAATCCAAAACTCAGAAAGATGCCAAAGGCACTGATACTTGACAATAAAAAGATTGAAAAGTCCATGGGTTATTGTCGGGTCTGAGAGATCGTTTTTTCAAAAAAATAATAAAAAAACTGATTATTAATATTGTTTTTGATGGTCGGTCACAAGAAAGCCCACTGGCTCCTGGAGGTGGCTCAGCCTTGCCAGTTACCTTATTGATTTCTTCCTGCATACTTTGTCGTAAATAGGTCGGGAGAGGTAGCCTGTTAGTGGCAGAAAAAAGTAATAAAATCAGGACATGTGCAAAGTCACCGTTAACGACGTTTTAACAAATATTAAAATGAGTACCAGAATCCTCCCGTTCCTTTTTGCAGCGATTTGTTCAGCCGTTTTCCTCTCCGCTCACCAGCCGACTGCAAAAAAAGCTGACCTGTATCTGCTGATCGGGCAATCCAACATGGCCGGCCGCGGTGTGATTAGTCAGGATTCACCCAACATAAGCCCGAATATCAGGATGCTGAATAACAGCAATGCCTGGGTTATTGCCCAGGATCCGCTTCATGCAGATTTTCCCAAAGCGGCGGGTGTAGGACCTGGGCTGGCCTTTGCCAGGGAGATGGAACGCCAAAATCCGGGAAAGCAGATTGGGCTCATTCCATGCGCTGTTGGCGGGACCTCCATTGACGAGTGGCAGCCGGAGTTAAGCCAAAACATACGGACATATATCCCTATGATGCGATGCTCCAAAAAGTGAAAGCAGCTCAAAAGTACGGGACCATCAGGGCGATTCTGTGGCACCAGGGAGAGCAGGATAGTAATCCGGAGGCTGTAAAATCATACGAACAAAAACTCGCCGCGTTTTTCCAGAGGCTTCGTAAAGACCTTCACACACCTGATACCCCCATTCTGATAGGCACCCTGGCCGATTTTTATATCCCGGCCAACCCTGAAGCGGCTACCATCAATCAGATCATCAGGCAATACGTGGCAACCAAGCCGAATGTCTACCTCGTCTCTGCAACCGGACTTACGGACAAGGGCGACGCCGTACATTTTGATACCCCCTCCGCCTGTGAACTGGGCAGGCGATATGCACAGGCGCTACTTTTGACTCACAAAAAAAGCACTCATTGAATGGACAATAAACTATCTGGAAAATCCTGCATGAAATATTTAGCAATATCCGCATTGTTAATCACGCAATTGACCCATGCCCAGTCTTCCAAACCTGAATGGGTACTGGAAACAGGCAAGGCAGCTTGGCAGGCACGTGATTCACAGGGGGAACTGGTTTACAAAAGCAAGCTATGGATACTGGGGGGATGGTTCAACTCCAAAGAAGCACCTCCACGGGATGTATGGAGCTCCTCCGACGGCAGGGAATGGCAGCAGATAACCTCCTCCGCTCCCTGGATACACAGTGACCTGCCCATGTCCATTACCTTCAAAAACAAAATGTGGATGATGGGAGGCTGGTACAATGGCAGGTTGGAAGGACATTCGGCTGGAAACGAGGTATGGTCTTCCAAGGACGGGGTTAACTGGAAAGCCGAAACCAAACAAGCCTCCTGGACACCGCGTGCTGCAGCAGCTTTGGTGGCCTTCAAAGGCAGAATGTGGATACTCGGTGGTACCGAAAACTATTATTTCGGGGACGATAAAAGTCTTAAAAACGATGTCTGGTCTTCGGCGGACGGGAAAAACTGGAAGCAGGAAACTGCCTCGGCTGAATGGCCACCCCGGGCCTATCATCAGGCGGCGGTTCTGAACGGGAAGATATATGTGTTCGGAGGAGGTAATTATGTACCGCAATACAAGGCCTATAACGATGTGTGGAGCTCGTCGGACGGTATTCACTGGACACAGGAAACGGCCTCAGCCCCCTGGCACGAAAGGATATGGTTCTCCGCTGTCACCTACAGGGATCGTATCTGGGTACTGGGCGGGTGGTCCAACAATCCGTATAAAAACTGGCCGGACGTATGGTATTCCAAAGACGGCAAAAACTGGACACAGTTTGAATCTTCCCCCGCCTGGAAGGAACGGCATGAGCCTTCGGTATTTGTGTTCCAGGATAAGCTTTGGATCGCGGGTGGTATGGTTCCGCCGCTTACCAATGATGTATGGTCTCTGAAAATTCCTGAAAAATGGTTCGGGGATGATTAACCGGGACCGTTCGGACCACTTGCTGATCTGAATTTCACTCGGATCCTATACTACCCGGGCCAAATTCAGATCAGCACCATACATGATCTCAAAACAACTACCCCTGTTTCCGGAGGCTCATTTACCCAGTAATCCGTGATAATGAGCCATGTAATAAGGTAAAAGAAAAAAAGTACCTTCATGCTCGTCGTGGCCGTCTCCCTCAGAAGCCAGCAAGGCAAACCCGTCCCGGTCCTGGCGCACATGCCCGCGCTCATCCACGGGCAAAGCGTATCCGTTGGTTCGCCAGCCAACATTTTCCTCCTGCAAAGGTGAGGTATCAAAAACAACATCCAGGCGATGGGTATTATCCATGGTATAACCGATCAGATCCAGCGGAATTTTCTGAAGGTTTTCAAGAATATAATCTCCGTTGTTACTGGCCTTGTAAAGATTTTTAACCACTTTCGGTGCATATAGCCTGTTCTCGGGAAACAGATTTTTATTTTCAAACATTTTCTGGTCTGCCAGTTCCGTAAACCGGTTGGCCATAGATGCATAGATAGCATCCCAGAAAGCATTCTTCTGTTTGCTGATATGCTGCCATGCCGCTTCCAGCGACTGCCGGTACATCAGCAGCAAAGAAGGATCCGTTTCATATTTAATCAATCCATACATACTCATCAGGCATAGATTGTTGTCCCAGGGTACTACGTTTTCCGGCGGGAAAAACTCTTTCGGATGCATCGCACTGATATGATAGTTATACTTATCACGCAGCGTTTTAGCTTCCTGGTCATATTTGGGATCACCGGTGACGTGCTTGGCAACATTCAGGAACGACAGCATCATCATGGAGTTGAGCCCGCGCTGGTCATAGCCGTATACGGAATTGAAGTATTCAGGAGAAAAATCTCCCCAGCGCGTTACCTTCCCATCATAATCCACCAGTTTATACCCATGACGAACCAGATGATCAGTTATATCCCCTACCACCTCACGGACAGCTTTTTTCTCTTCTTCTGTTTTGGCTACCAGGTCATAATAAATCCCATAGAAGAAAAAATGGCCGGCCAGCTCATCCGAACTGGTGTCACATTTCCATAAAAACTTTCCATCCTTGCTTTTGGGAAAGCGGGGATAAATGTCCTTCCACATCGGATCCGACTTCTGGTGCCTCAGATTGGATTCGCGGCTGTATATTTCGTTCACCGGTTCATGCCAGTCGACAGGGATGATGACACGGGCCGGAAACCCTTTTTCATGGGAAATATCGACGAGCCATTTGCAGGCTTTAAAACTCCTGTCGGCCAGCGCCTTTGCTTCCATATCACCTGTTGCCGCGTAACGGAAAGCCTGCGCCGCACCATACATAGCTGTATACATGCCATCGTTATCCGAAATAGCAACCTCCGACGAAGCCGGATTAAAGCGTTCTGTCAAATGACTTTGCGCAATAAAACCCATTCGGTTGTGTCTTTCCTCAACCTGTCTGGTAAAAATTTGCGCCTTGTCTTCCAGCGACATAGCCACCCGTTTGATCCTGCTGACACCTTTACCTGTTGCAAACCAGGCGGTTCCATCCTGTTGCACGGCGATATGACTGATGCGGTCATCGGCTAGCCAGCGTCGGCTGAAACGGTATTTGAAAAAATCATTTTCAACTTCAATGGCCCCTTTCACCGTCCCGAACCAAACGATACCATCCTCGCCCGCAGCGGCGCAAGTAAATTTATTGTAGGGTAATCCTTCCTTGCCGGTGAACAATTTCCAGGATTTACCATCCAGGTACCCCACCCCCTCTTCCGAACCAAACCAGAGCCTGCCCTTGCTGTCGGTAACAAGCGCGCTGACATTTTTCATCACCCAGCTATACTTGCTGTCCTCCGGGAAAATTCTTTCTAATTTTTTACTGCTGCTGTAAATATATAATCCCTGCTCACAGCCAAGTGCATAACCTCCCCTGAAAGGTACTGCCGACAACACCTTGGTGCCCTGAACAACAGGTAATGAGGGAGAAGCAGCCGACTTGACCGAAGTAACAGCAATCCATTTTTCACCATTAAACTGAAAACTTTGCTGAGGCGTCTGCGCCACGGGATTTCCCTTACTGAATATTATTTTATCCACCGGGCCATCGGGCAATCCGTCCTTGGCGGTGTATACTGTAACAACTTCCTGAATAAACTTCTGATCGCCTGCGGACTGTGCCACAAGCTGGAAGGGGATAAGGAATAAGCAAAAGAGAAAAAACTTCATGTACAGATATTTAGGTCCGTGCCGGCTTTGGCAAAAACAGAACTAATACTTACCTATGCCGGAAAGTGACTAGTACCTCCGGAAAAATCCCCGTTTTATACATTTTAAAGTTTTGTTTCTCCAAGACTGCGATAGAGCCAAAATGTTGAAATAATGCTTGTGTATATAGCCTGAATGCCGGAAATGAAGGACCATGGTCCTTCATTTCCGGCCAGGTATCATATTTATCAACTGGTAACTGAAAAGGTTTCCGTAGATCCTGCCGTTTAATCATTTTCAACGATATCCCTGATCAGCTTCCTGACCTCGAGGCTGGTATTATTGCTTTTTTTGGGCGAGGTCTGGGTAAAAATAATACCTGCTATTTTGTTTTTGGAATCCTGCCACGGATGGGTACCAAATAAGCCCGGGCTGCTCGTTTCCAGTACCTTCCCGTCCGCATCCACAACATCCAGCCAGTTGCCCATTCCATACCTGACAGGATTGTCCGGCAAGGGTGAAAAAGGATTGGTAGCGTAGGGTGTACCGTAAATAACGGCCCCGTTGGTCTGATCTGAAAGCATGACCGAAACGGCGTTTTCACTTAATACCTGCTGACCATTGTATTCTCCCCGGTTCACAATCATTTCCAGAAAATTCAGGTATGCTGCGGCCGAGGTACGAACCCCACCAGCGATGATCGGATTGGTAACTGACCCATAACGCGCGACCATTTTGCATGGCCTGCCAATCTTCTCTTCAAACAGGTCCTGCCATTGCTTACCCGAAACAAGCTCCGCAATCCTGCCACCAATGTGCATGCCTGCGCTTCCATAGCTGAACGTAGTGCCAGGTGCAAATTTCAACACGGTATGTACAGCAATAGAATCCACAGCCTCGGCCAGTGTCAGTTGGCGTTGGTATTCGTAGCCCTGAGGAGTATCTCCGTCAAAACCCGCCGTATGTGAAAACAATTGGCGAATGGTGATGGAGCCTTTCCCGTTTGCCGTAAAAATGGGCAGAAATTTACCAACGGTATCTTCCAGGGCTATTTTATGGTCATCCACCAGGGCCATGATAACCGCGGCGGAAAGCCATTTGGAAGCGGAGGCAATAGGTCTGACACTTTCGGTATCTAGTCCAATGCCCTTCTGGTAAATGAGCTTCCCGTTTTGTGAAACCAGGACTATTACCTGGTTATTATAATCGGATGCATGCTGGTCTATAAACTGATCAACCGTTGTAAAATCATAGGGTTTTTCCGGATCTGGTCCTACCTCGACACGGCATGAGCAAATTACGAGAGCGATGAATACAAGAAGAATATTTTTCATTTCAAACTTCAAAAAAATTGTGAGTGAACCTTCCGAAATTACCTTTGCCTTATCCTATCCCTCATTTCTTCCTGCATTTTCTGGTACTGTCCAAACTGTTCCTTCGAAAGTACCTTCCTCAGCTCAGCTTGCTTCTCCTGATTAATATCCCGGAAAGCCTTCAATTTTGACATTCTGCTGCCATTGCCTTTTATAACCGGGTCTATCTTCCTGGCATATTTCAGATTGATATCTCCTACTTTAACCACCTGGACCGAATCCAGTTTTAAGGAAGCCGTCATTTTTTCCGTGAGCATTTTAGCCCGCTCATCTGCTGGTAATTCTTTTAGGGTACTTTGAGCGGAAATCTTTGACATCACCAGCACAAAGCTGGCAATGAGCAGGATAATTACTTTTGTTTTTTTCATGATCGTAAGTTTTAAGTGAACATTTTTTTATTCCGATGAGCCAAAACAACACATACGCTATCAGTGACGAAAAAATATTCAGCGAACTTGGAGAAACAGGCCACCAGCGGGCTGCTCTATCCTGTGATCGGCTTTTCATGCCACCTTTATTCATTCAAAGGAAAAAGTATACCATTCGTGGGTAAGGGGTGGGCATCCGCAGGAGAAAATTGATGATACCAGGCTTTTCATTTACACTTGTGACAAAAAACAAACACAGCCTATGTGGCAGAAAGCTGAATTTAACACGCGCCGGATGCAGCCCTATCTTTTCTGGCTGGGTTATTGGCTGATCTGGATACTCATATTGTCGGGCTTTCAGCAGTTCGACAGGGCGGTTTGGGCAGCAACGGTACATGTGGGCGTCCAGGCCATGACCGCCTATATCAATATCCTTTACCTGATCCCGGAATTCCTGGAAAAGAAAAAATACCTTGCATACGGCTCTCTGGTGGTGGTACTGCTGATCATTTTGTGCCGCCTACAGATCACGCTCCATGCTCCTGAGTTCAGAATACCCACCTGGCGCCGTGAAATCCGCTTCCCCAGGCTATTTTTATTCGGAAGGATCTACCTGTTTCTGGTCACTGTACTGATCAGCAGTACAGCCTATAAATTTGCCACGGACCGCTTTAAGGCCTTACAGCGGCAATCGGAAATGGCAAAAAAACAATTGGAAAGTGAATTGCAATTCCTAAAAAATCAGATCAACCCACATTTTTTATTCAATACCCTCAACAACATTTATACACTGGCTTACCTGAAAGAAGACAACGCTGCACCGATGGTCATGAAGCTTTCCGAATTGCTGCGTTATATGTTGTACGAATGCCAGGACGACCGTGTAAGCCTCGATAAAGAAGTAAGATTCTTACAGAACATGGCAGATATGCAGAAATTAAAATCGGTGTCCTATCAGGATCAGATCGACTTTCGAGCGTCAGGTATTGTACCTGAGCACAGGATCGCTCCGTTATTGTTACTCGGTTTTCTTGAAAATGCATTTAAACATTCCGACCTTGATATTAATCCACAAGGCTATATTAAAATAACCCTGGCGGTGGACGAAAAACATCGCCTGCTGTTCAGGTGTGTAAATACCAAAAGGAAAACTCCGGCAAACGCAGAACAACCCGGGGGGCTAGGATTGCAGAATGTCCGCAAACGGCTGGACCTGATCTATCCCGACCAGTACGTTCTGCAATTATCGGAAACTCCTGAAATCTATGAAGTAGAATTGACTTTACAATTGTCATGAAAAATATCAGCTGCCTGATTGTAGATGATGAAGTACTGGCCCGAAGACTTTTGGCCGATTACGTAAACAAGATACCTTCACTCCACCTTGCCGGTACTTGTGCCAGCGCGCTGGAAGCTCAGGTAGTTTTACAGCAGCGTCAGGTTGACCTGTTGTTTCTGGACATCCAAATGCCAGACCTTACCGGTATCAGTTTTCTGCAATCACTCAGCAGCAGACCGGTTACGATTTTCACCACTGCCTATACAGAATATGCCATTAAAGGTTTTGAACTTTCCGTACTGGATTATCTGGTTAAACCTATTTCATTTGAACGCTTTTTCCAGGCGGTTAGCAAAGCAGCAGAATATATTTCCTATACCAGCACCGCCCGAAAAGATACCGAATCCAGTGAGCCGCAGCTGCAAGAAAAAAGCCTTGAAACCAACTATCTTTTTGTTAAGGCGGACTACAAAATTCACAAAATCCACTACATGGAAATTGACTACATAGAAGCATATGGCGAATACATCCGGATCCATACTGATAGGGGCAAAATCCTGACGCTGGTTGCGCTCGGAAAAATGGAAGAAACATTACCCCGTTCTCAATTCATAAGGGTCCACCGTTCCTATATTATTAATTTTGCCAAAATAGATACCATTCAGGGCAATATGATTTTCGTAAAAGGAAATGAAGTCCCGCTGAGCAAAAGTTACCGCGAAGAATTCATGAGGCTGATCAATAAAGACGAGTTATTCTGAATAAAATTCAGCGGGCCATTCCATTATTAATATTACCCGCGCACTCTTCAGTCATTGAAAAGTTTATTAAACAATTGCAACACCAACACGCATGGCGGACATACACCCTGATATTACAAGATTGCAGCCAACATCCGATTCCCTGAACGTGCTCCTGAAGAATACACATTTTAAAGACAATCTGCTGGATTCCGGATCCAAAATTGGCCTGCAGATCAAATACCATGAAAACCTCCCGATTCTGATCTTCAGCTTTCACGAGCGTTATTACGATTTCCTGGAAGTTATAGATCACAAAATCCTGAATGGAAGCCACGCCTGGCTGGACAACGCCCATTTGACCATCACGCTTGTGTTGGCTGACCCCGTCATTACTGATCAAGTTTCTTCCAGAATATTCAGGCTTGATGTTCAGGAAAGTCAGCGGTTGAGAGAACGGCTGCGCGAACAGGAAGGAATGGAAAGCGTGGCACTCGACCGTATGACAGCATACGTCCGCCAGCACGCCAGCGTTTTTCTATCCTGATATTAAACAAATGACTATCATTCAATTAATTACCACCCCCCTTCCGACAATCTAATAGGTAAACTTTGCAATAATCCGTTTTCGGGCCGCATCATCAATGCCTAGCTGGTTCCTTACAAAAAGATCTGTACCGCCATACTGCTTATCCACAATTTCAAAAACGGCGTTCAGGTAACTTTCATCCACATTCATAAATACTTCTATCGCTTGCAGATCCATTCGTGGCTTAATCACCCTGGCAAGTTTTGCCTTGCCCAGCATTTTTTCAGTCTTGCCTCTGCGGTAATAGTTGGACATCAGGTATTCGTCGACAATCGTTTGCCTGTCCACATTCAACACCGATAAAATAAATGCAGATACCATACCCGTGCGGTCTTTCCCGGCAGAGCAATGGTACAGCACCGGCTTATCTGCGTCTAAAATCTGATGTACCACATCTCTGTACGCTGCCATATTCACCGTAACCGCATCCTTATAAAAGCCAATCGTTTGCGCCACCGCCTGCTCTTCTGATATTTCCCCGGCAATGACTTTTGCACGTAACTGTGCAATCTGCCCCTCGTTATCTTTCACCATCGGAGTATGGAAGTACTTTACCTGATCGGGCAGCTGATCCTCCTTTCCTTTTATTTCATGACTGGTCCGAAGGTCATAGACGGTGGAGATATTCAGGTTATTGAATTTATCAAATTCTTTGTTTTTCAACCTGGAAAGGTTATCCGACCGGAATATCTTTCCCCATCTGACAGTCTTCCCGTCTCTGGTGATGATACCCCCTATATCCCTGAAATTAACCACTTTCCCAAAATCAACGCGCCGGTTGGCTAACACCGTACTGTCTTTCCCGGATACAACATAAAAATAAGGACGTGATACCTGTTTTCGCAAAGCAATAAGGGTGTCGGACGTTGGGAATTTTGTGTAAGGCGCCATCCCCCCGGCATTGGTTTGAACGAATACCTGTGATCCTTCTGGTATGTTGTTGAGATGCAGGGTATAATCCTCTTTTCTATTTTCAACATAATCCTTTTCAGTCAGCGGCTTCCTGTAAAATTTGGCAGGTAGTTTTACATGGCAGGCCGTTAGTCCAAAGCCCAGCAGCATGGTCAAAAAGACATTCACAGAACAGGAAAGAAAATACTCATTTCTCCTGTTACAATTATTCATTTTCATAAATCCCGGATGATAAAATCAGCTTCTCTATATATTACATCTCCGCCGCTTTGCAGCAGACCTTAAGGGAAACGTT
Encoded here:
- a CDS encoding sialate O-acetylesterase codes for the protein MKAAQKYGTIRAILWHQGEQDSNPEAVKSYEQKLAAFFQRLRKDLHTPDTPILIGTLADFYIPANPEAATINQIIRQYVATKPNVYLVSATGLTDKGDAVHFDTPSACELGRRYAQALLLTHKKSTH
- a CDS encoding sensor histidine kinase, with product MWQKAEFNTRRMQPYLFWLGYWLIWILILSGFQQFDRAVWAATVHVGVQAMTAYINILYLIPEFLEKKKYLAYGSLVVVLLIILCRLQITLHAPEFRIPTWRREIRFPRLFLFGRIYLFLVTVLISSTAYKFATDRFKALQRQSEMAKKQLESELQFLKNQINPHFLFNTLNNIYTLAYLKEDNAAPMVMKLSELLRYMLYECQDDRVSLDKEVRFLQNMADMQKLKSVSYQDQIDFRASGIVPEHRIAPLLLLGFLENAFKHSDLDINPQGYIKITLAVDEKHRLLFRCVNTKRKTPANAEQPGGLGLQNVRKRLDLIYPDQYVLQLSETPEIYEVELTLQLS
- a CDS encoding LytR/AlgR family response regulator transcription factor — translated: MKNISCLIVDDEVLARRLLADYVNKIPSLHLAGTCASALEAQVVLQQRQVDLLFLDIQMPDLTGISFLQSLSSRPVTIFTTAYTEYAIKGFELSVLDYLVKPISFERFFQAVSKAAEYISYTSTARKDTESSEPQLQEKSLETNYLFVKADYKIHKIHYMEIDYIEAYGEYIRIHTDRGKILTLVALGKMEETLPRSQFIRVHRSYIINFAKIDTIQGNMIFVKGNEVPLSKSYREEFMRLINKDELF
- a CDS encoding Kelch repeat-containing protein; amino-acid sequence: MKYLAISALLITQLTHAQSSKPEWVLETGKAAWQARDSQGELVYKSKLWILGGWFNSKEAPPRDVWSSSDGREWQQITSSAPWIHSDLPMSITFKNKMWMMGGWYNGRLEGHSAGNEVWSSKDGVNWKAETKQASWTPRAAAALVAFKGRMWILGGTENYYFGDDKSLKNDVWSSADGKNWKQETASAEWPPRAYHQAAVLNGKIYVFGGGNYVPQYKAYNDVWSSSDGIHWTQETASAPWHERIWFSAVTYRDRIWVLGGWSNNPYKNWPDVWYSKDGKNWTQFESSPAWKERHEPSVFVFQDKLWIAGGMVPPLTNDVWSLKIPEKWFGDD
- a CDS encoding helix-turn-helix domain-containing protein, which encodes MDFSIFLLSSISAFGIFLSFGLAFILFRHQNQSSRLANALLAFLLMSVSLRVVKPLLLLYAQLPFWLEKLGLVSMMFTVPLLFLYLRCILEKKQKLVYSDTLHLLSPLVYLLITLPDDQFKPEIYPFILTQNLLYFGACICLVVSHWRAQPKEVYNWALIITASMGIIIGSYVFAFVYDGSIFFMCRTSTFSYSLIVTVLSVLVAFRKFVFAHPRVEKYRKSKLSNAQSNTMFEKIRTYVIHEKVYQDPDLSIQSLAKQMQLTARELSQIINEQSGTNFSDWVNCLRIEDAKKRIISEEYQNQKIAAIAFDSGFNTLSSFNAVFKTKTGYSPTEYKNMHLLKNLN
- a CDS encoding tyrosine-protein phosphatase, which produces MKMNNCNRRNEYFLSCSVNVFLTMLLGFGLTACHVKLPAKFYRKPLTEKDYVENRKEDYTLHLNNIPEGSQVFVQTNAGGMAPYTKFPTSDTLIALRKQVSRPYFYVVSGKDSTVLANRRVDFGKVVNFRDIGGIITRDGKTVRWGKIFRSDNLSRLKNKEFDKFNNLNISTVYDLRTSHEIKGKEDQLPDQVKYFHTPMVKDNEGQIAQLRAKVIAGEISEEQAVAQTIGFYKDAVTVNMAAYRDVVHQILDADKPVLYHCSAGKDRTGMVSAFILSVLNVDRQTIVDEYLMSNYYRRGKTEKMLGKAKLARVIKPRMDLQAIEVFMNVDESYLNAVFEIVDKQYGGTDLFVRNQLGIDDAARKRIIAKFTY
- a CDS encoding sialate O-acetylesterase — translated: MSTRILPFLFAAICSAVFLSAHQPTAKKADLYLLIGQSNMAGRGVISQDSPNISPNIRMLNNSNAWVIAQDPLHADFPKAAGVGPGLAFAREMERQNPGKQIGLIPCAVGGTSIDEWQPELSQNIRTYIPMMRCSKK
- a CDS encoding serine hydrolase domain-containing protein; the protein is MKNILLVFIALVICSCRVEVGPDPEKPYDFTTVDQFIDQHASDYNNQVIVLVSQNGKLIYQKGIGLDTESVRPIASASKWLSAAVIMALVDDHKIALEDTVGKFLPIFTANGKGSITIRQLFSHTAGFDGDTPQGYEYQRQLTLAEAVDSIAVHTVLKFAPGTTFSYGSAGMHIGGRIAELVSGKQWQDLFEEKIGRPCKMVARYGSVTNPIIAGGVRTSAAAYLNFLEMIVNRGEYNGQQVLSENAVSVMLSDQTNGAVIYGTPYATNPFSPLPDNPVRYGMGNWLDVVDADGKVLETSSPGLFGTHPWQDSKNKIAGIIFTQTSPKKSNNTSLEVRKLIRDIVEND